In the Acropora muricata isolate sample 2 chromosome 1, ASM3666990v1, whole genome shotgun sequence genome, one interval contains:
- the LOC136915835 gene encoding uncharacterized protein isoform X1: MHKTKAMDLICKLILLALSIVRASCQYCEPVTIDSCLSAGYKFTARFQDVGGRPYQNVQASRLNIYVPLLTSTCSNFTSTILCSLYIPKCEKGISTPPCREVCSKFVGDCFDDLSSVGLAGLISALCNLLPSKGQQCFYPDNFPITSSSGVPPTTKFNVCYNITHQQCKDVLHYNYTFMAPSRQTTLDTVFSSVIASQCSNDLQKFLCFTQFPPCNPNVTTIPCQSLCDKIDKNCWKEFKKANIPIPDCDFIFPDEDGNNSLCEVTKWPAPWPTEFRPAPPPLGTCEPIKVDSCANAGYNLTARFGATFQNRKGKLLNELLPHLKYCSLHSSLILCSLYLPKCIEGYGRPMLPCRQVCFDFAKRCEKKLQLVSVGGMTTALCDLLPVYDGTPDKCIMPPGFDPKIQSSQRNVCYKVTSSKCSADIHYDKTFVPLEDQRTSEFTLLQPIIDSKCSPDIERYLCFTRLPPCTADTSVVHLPCQELCERIDRDCGSTFKKKGFPPLHCDYLFPQGDSASGLCNLTQWPAPWPWKIPEPQPPTSAGPAQCVPLTAKACKQAGYNMTANFPEIHGKSYQQVHSASLENFLALLRSCSKYSEAVLCSLIMPKCVEGVNRPILPCRSVCLEFVGKCQTFLSLASHAGLFRAMCDLLPEQDSYPTTCFMPKDFKPSSVPSVAKRSGSCSKIVQPKFCTADLHYNQTFIGEVEQTSRTVLQKILDSKCSPEFEKYLCYTSVPPCKTNDLSVYVPCRDICEQVKRDCAEEFESNNLPLIDCSWIYPDESHPNGLCKLSKFPAPWPANQLASGGGTKPVRVGSRAGTIAAIVVVVILAIAAVLVAVFLYFRRRRNAKQFAAERFKNEPRDIQM, encoded by the exons ATGCATAAGACTAAAGCTATGGATCTTATTTGCAAGCTCATACTATTGGCTTTGTCGATAGTTCGTGCATCTTGTCAATACTGTGAACCTGTCACAATTGATTCATGCTTGTCCGCGGGATACAAGTTTACTGCAAGATTCCAAGATGTCGGTGGTCGACCATACCAGAACGTACAAGCTTCTCGCTTAAATATTTACGTACCTTTGTTGACGTCGACCTGTTCGAATTTTACAAGTACAATTTTGTGTTCCTTATACATACCAAAATGTGAGAAAGGCATATCAACTCCACCGTGCCGCGAAGTTTGCTCTAAGTTTGTTGGGGACTGCTTCGACGATCTCAGTTCAGTAGGGCTGGCCGGACTCATTTCTGCACTCTGCAATCTCTTGCCCAGCAAGGGCCAACAGTGTTTTTATCCAGACAACTTTCCAATTACATCTTCCTCAGGAG TTCCTCCAACGACAAAATTTAATGTCTGCTATAACATTACCCATCAGCAGTGCAAGGACGTCCTTCATTACAATTATACTTTCATGGCCCCAAGTCGTCAAACTACGTTGGACACTGTATTTTCATCAGTCATCGCCAGTCAATGCTCAAATGATTTGCAGAAGTTTCTCTGCTTTACGCAGTTTCCACCTTGCAATCCCAACGTTACAACTATACCATGTCAATCACTCTGTGACAAAATCGACAAGAACTGTTGGAAAGAATTTAAAAAGGCCAACATTCCGATTCCGGATTGTGACTTCATTTTTCCAGATGAGGATGGCAACAACAGCCTTTGCGAAGTCACTAAATGGCCTGCACCATGGCCAACAGAATTTCGCCCAGCACCACCCC CCCTTGGTACTTGTGAACCAATAAAGGTGGACTCTTGTGCTAATGCAGGTTACAACTTAACTGCAAGATTTGGGGCAACTTTCCAAAACAGAAAGGGGAAACTTTTGAATGAACTTCTTCCTCATCTCAAATACTGCTCATTGCACAGCAGCTTAATACTTTGCTCACTTTATCTCCCTAAGTGTATTGAAGGATATGGGAGGCCCATGCTTCCATGCCGacaagtttgttttgattttgctaAAAGATGTGAGAAAAAGTTGCAACTGGTGTCCGTTGGCGGAATGACAACAGCCCTATGCGATCTGTTGCCAGTGTATGATGGAACCCCAGACAAATGTATTATGCCACCAGGGTTTGATCCAAAAATCCAGA gCTCTCaaagaaatgtctgttacaaaGTGACATCAAGCAAGTGTTCTGCTGATATTCATTACGATAAAACTTTTGTGCCATTAGAGGATCAGAGGACATCAGAGTTTACCCTACTGCAGCCCATTATTGACAGCAAGTGCTCACCTGACATTGAAAGATACTTGTGCTTCACTCGTCTTCCTCCTTGTACAGCAGACACTTCTGTGGTTCATTTGCCATGTCAAGAACTCTGTGAGAGAATTGACCGTGACTGTGGCAGTACATTCAAGAAAAAGGGATTCCCACCTCTGCACTGCGATTATTTATTTCCCCAGGGAGATAGTGCTAGTGGATTATGTAACTTAACTCAATGGCCTGCACCTTGGCCTTGGAAAATACCAGAGCCTCAACCTCCTACTTCAG CTGGTCCTGCCCAGTGTGTTCCACTTACAGCTAAAGCTTGTAAACAGGCTGGATATAACATGACTGCAAATTTTCCTGAAATCCATGGCAAGTCATATCAACAAGTTCACTCAGCAAGTCTTGAGAACTTTCTGGCCTTGCTAAGATCATGTTCAAAGTACAGTGAAGCAGTGTTGTGTTCTTTGATCATGCCAAAGTGTGTGGAAGGAGTAAATCGGCCAATTCTTCCTTGTCGAAGTGTTTGCCTTGAGTTTGTTGGGAAGTGTCAAACATTTTTATCACTAGCATCACATGCTGGATTATTTAGAGCTATGTGTGATCTGTTACCCGAGCAGGACTCATACCCCACCACTTGCTTTATGCCTAAGGATTTTAAGCCTTCTTCAGTCCCATCTG tggCCAAACGAAGTGGGAGCTGCAGCAAGATCGTGCAACCAAAGTTCTGTACTGCCGACCTGCACTACAATCAGACTTTCATCGGAGAGGTCGAACAGACTAGCAGGACAGTACTGCAGAAAATTCTGGACTCAAAGTGTTCACCAGAGTTCGAAAAGTATTTATGCTACACCTCTGTCCCTCCATGTAAGACCAATGATTTGTCTGTGTATGTGCCATGCCGAGATATTTGTGAGCAG GTCAAACGTGATTGCGCCGAAGAATTTGAAAGCAATAACCTTCCACTTATTGACTGTTCATGGATATATCCTGACGAAAGTCACCCCAACGGGTTGTGCAAGTTGAGTAAATTTCCAGCTCCTTGGCCAGCAAATCAGTTAGCTTCAGGGG GTGGAACAAAACCCGTAAGAGTCGGGAGCAGAGCTGGCACGATTGCAGCCATTGTTGTCGTGGTGATTCTCGCGATAGCTGCAGTATTAGTCGCTGTGTTTCTGTATTTCCGTCGGCGCCGCAACGCAAAGCAGTTTGCAGCTGAGCGCTTTAAAAACGAGCCACGAGATATTCAGATGTAA
- the LOC136915835 gene encoding uncharacterized protein isoform X2 — protein sequence MSQYTLIYKYGKRTLQLKFKKELKNFPSRNNGGQRKSLRNEKEVIGPLENASPGSIKKAAKYGIKIFQVPPTTKFNVCYNITHQQCKDVLHYNYTFMAPSRQTTLDTVFSSVIASQCSNDLQKFLCFTQFPPCNPNVTTIPCQSLCDKIDKNCWKEFKKANIPIPDCDFIFPDEDGNNSLCEVTKWPAPWPTEFRPAPPPLGTCEPIKVDSCANAGYNLTARFGATFQNRKGKLLNELLPHLKYCSLHSSLILCSLYLPKCIEGYGRPMLPCRQVCFDFAKRCEKKLQLVSVGGMTTALCDLLPVYDGTPDKCIMPPGFDPKIQSSQRNVCYKVTSSKCSADIHYDKTFVPLEDQRTSEFTLLQPIIDSKCSPDIERYLCFTRLPPCTADTSVVHLPCQELCERIDRDCGSTFKKKGFPPLHCDYLFPQGDSASGLCNLTQWPAPWPWKIPEPQPPTSAGPAQCVPLTAKACKQAGYNMTANFPEIHGKSYQQVHSASLENFLALLRSCSKYSEAVLCSLIMPKCVEGVNRPILPCRSVCLEFVGKCQTFLSLASHAGLFRAMCDLLPEQDSYPTTCFMPKDFKPSSVPSVAKRSGSCSKIVQPKFCTADLHYNQTFIGEVEQTSRTVLQKILDSKCSPEFEKYLCYTSVPPCKTNDLSVYVPCRDICEQVKRDCAEEFESNNLPLIDCSWIYPDESHPNGLCKLSKFPAPWPANQLASGGGTKPVRVGSRAGTIAAIVVVVILAIAAVLVAVFLYFRRRRNAKQFAAERFKNEPRDIQM from the exons atgagccaatataccctaatctacaaatatggtaagcgtacgcttcagcttaaatttaaaaaggagctaaaaaattttccctcaagaaacaatggcggccagcgaaaatcACTTcgcaatgaaaaggaagtcattggaCCATTAGAAAACGCatcaccagggagcataaagaaagccgcAAAATATggcataaaaatatttcaag TTCCTCCAACGACAAAATTTAATGTCTGCTATAACATTACCCATCAGCAGTGCAAGGACGTCCTTCATTACAATTATACTTTCATGGCCCCAAGTCGTCAAACTACGTTGGACACTGTATTTTCATCAGTCATCGCCAGTCAATGCTCAAATGATTTGCAGAAGTTTCTCTGCTTTACGCAGTTTCCACCTTGCAATCCCAACGTTACAACTATACCATGTCAATCACTCTGTGACAAAATCGACAAGAACTGTTGGAAAGAATTTAAAAAGGCCAACATTCCGATTCCGGATTGTGACTTCATTTTTCCAGATGAGGATGGCAACAACAGCCTTTGCGAAGTCACTAAATGGCCTGCACCATGGCCAACAGAATTTCGCCCAGCACCACCCC CCCTTGGTACTTGTGAACCAATAAAGGTGGACTCTTGTGCTAATGCAGGTTACAACTTAACTGCAAGATTTGGGGCAACTTTCCAAAACAGAAAGGGGAAACTTTTGAATGAACTTCTTCCTCATCTCAAATACTGCTCATTGCACAGCAGCTTAATACTTTGCTCACTTTATCTCCCTAAGTGTATTGAAGGATATGGGAGGCCCATGCTTCCATGCCGacaagtttgttttgattttgctaAAAGATGTGAGAAAAAGTTGCAACTGGTGTCCGTTGGCGGAATGACAACAGCCCTATGCGATCTGTTGCCAGTGTATGATGGAACCCCAGACAAATGTATTATGCCACCAGGGTTTGATCCAAAAATCCAGA gCTCTCaaagaaatgtctgttacaaaGTGACATCAAGCAAGTGTTCTGCTGATATTCATTACGATAAAACTTTTGTGCCATTAGAGGATCAGAGGACATCAGAGTTTACCCTACTGCAGCCCATTATTGACAGCAAGTGCTCACCTGACATTGAAAGATACTTGTGCTTCACTCGTCTTCCTCCTTGTACAGCAGACACTTCTGTGGTTCATTTGCCATGTCAAGAACTCTGTGAGAGAATTGACCGTGACTGTGGCAGTACATTCAAGAAAAAGGGATTCCCACCTCTGCACTGCGATTATTTATTTCCCCAGGGAGATAGTGCTAGTGGATTATGTAACTTAACTCAATGGCCTGCACCTTGGCCTTGGAAAATACCAGAGCCTCAACCTCCTACTTCAG CTGGTCCTGCCCAGTGTGTTCCACTTACAGCTAAAGCTTGTAAACAGGCTGGATATAACATGACTGCAAATTTTCCTGAAATCCATGGCAAGTCATATCAACAAGTTCACTCAGCAAGTCTTGAGAACTTTCTGGCCTTGCTAAGATCATGTTCAAAGTACAGTGAAGCAGTGTTGTGTTCTTTGATCATGCCAAAGTGTGTGGAAGGAGTAAATCGGCCAATTCTTCCTTGTCGAAGTGTTTGCCTTGAGTTTGTTGGGAAGTGTCAAACATTTTTATCACTAGCATCACATGCTGGATTATTTAGAGCTATGTGTGATCTGTTACCCGAGCAGGACTCATACCCCACCACTTGCTTTATGCCTAAGGATTTTAAGCCTTCTTCAGTCCCATCTG tggCCAAACGAAGTGGGAGCTGCAGCAAGATCGTGCAACCAAAGTTCTGTACTGCCGACCTGCACTACAATCAGACTTTCATCGGAGAGGTCGAACAGACTAGCAGGACAGTACTGCAGAAAATTCTGGACTCAAAGTGTTCACCAGAGTTCGAAAAGTATTTATGCTACACCTCTGTCCCTCCATGTAAGACCAATGATTTGTCTGTGTATGTGCCATGCCGAGATATTTGTGAGCAG GTCAAACGTGATTGCGCCGAAGAATTTGAAAGCAATAACCTTCCACTTATTGACTGTTCATGGATATATCCTGACGAAAGTCACCCCAACGGGTTGTGCAAGTTGAGTAAATTTCCAGCTCCTTGGCCAGCAAATCAGTTAGCTTCAGGGG GTGGAACAAAACCCGTAAGAGTCGGGAGCAGAGCTGGCACGATTGCAGCCATTGTTGTCGTGGTGATTCTCGCGATAGCTGCAGTATTAGTCGCTGTGTTTCTGTATTTCCGTCGGCGCCGCAACGCAAAGCAGTTTGCAGCTGAGCGCTTTAAAAACGAGCCACGAGATATTCAGATGTAA